Part of the Arsenicicoccus sp. oral taxon 190 genome, CGCTGAAGCGCTCCGACGCCGGCCAGGCCACCGTCGAGGGCGAGGTCGTCGAGTCGCCGGTCCGCCAGAGCGGTCAGCGGCAGCAGCCGAAGCGCAAGGGCCGCAAGGGATCCGGCCGCGGACCGGGTGGGTCCACGTCGGGCGGGTCTACGTCGGGTGGGTCCACATCGGGCGGGCCTGCGTCGGGTGGCTCGAGCTCGGCGCGCGGCTGACCCTCGGGCCCTGCGCCCCCCCAGACCTCGACCGGCGCCTCCGGGACGACCCTCGTCCTCCCGCCGGTCACCACGAGAAGAAAGGCACATCCCATGAGCGAGACGACGCAGGAGAGCCAGGTCGCGGGCACCGTCGCCCCCGCCGGGGCCCCCGCCGACGAGCCCGGCACCGAGACGCCCCAGGCCGAGACGCCCCAGGTCGAGAGCACCAGCCGCTCGTCGCGGCTGGAGCTGCTCGAGCGCGAGGGGGAGGTCGCGGCGGACTTCCTCGAGACGCTGCTCGATATCGCCGACATGGACGGTGACATCGACGTGGACGTCGACGGCGACCGCGCCTCCATCGCGATCGTGGACTCCGACGAGGGCCGGGTGCCGCGCAAGCTCGTCGGTGACCGTGGCCGCGTGCTCGAGGCGCTGCAGGAGCTGACCCGCCTGGCCGTGCAGGCCGAGACCGGTGAGCGCTCCCGCCTCATGCTGGACGTGGCGGGGCACCGGGCCGCGCGGCGTACCGAGCTCGTCGAGCTGGCGCGCGACGCCGCTCGGGAGGTCAAGGAGTCCGGGCAGGAGAAGGCGCTGCCGGCGATGTCGGCCTTCGAGCGCAAGGTGGTCCACGACGAGGTGCTGGCCGCGGGCCTGTCCTCCGAGTCCGAGGGTGCCGAGCCGCATCGC contains:
- a CDS encoding Jag family protein; translation: MSETTQESQVAGTVAPAGAPADEPGTETPQAETPQVESTSRSSRLELLEREGEVAADFLETLLDIADMDGDIDVDVDGDRASIAIVDSDEGRVPRKLVGDRGRVLEALQELTRLAVQAETGERSRLMLDVAGHRAARRTELVELARDAAREVKESGQEKALPAMSAFERKVVHDEVLAAGLSSESEGAEPHRHVVVLPAS